Proteins from one Paraburkholderia sp. BL10I2N1 genomic window:
- a CDS encoding TolC family outer membrane protein, with product MNKYALSIWVALVCFAHAGSAVAVDLLTVVEQTLDRDADLSAFRAGSRAAQQAVPKARAALLPQLEGGWGRAYNSTVTEGVPRSTYWQNGWTVSLTQPLFDWSRWTTYKQAKFVEARGVVEVAHVQQITILRAVRAFFDELAAEDELARASDYRQALDSHLDQLRRRQAAGEATVIDLREAEAAREQAGLQQLDVLNDLRLKRLTLEELTGQPFSALSRMSSAATMPRLDPDDMEIWAAEAEAHDYRVQSRQIDWRIAKLDIEKARTGNFPVVSMTASHTPAGAAAGYVRPTTTSTAMLSVTIPIFEGGETQARVDEAVALEEKAQNDLLSATRRAGATARESWSRFHSGVERTGSLTRLMQTSRAALAATQVGYKVGSRASTDVLRASDVFYTNRRDQIRARYETVVALLQLKAATAALNVDEVARVNTLLVPAGNAPAPEEARPVLRVHPVK from the coding sequence ATGAATAAATACGCGCTATCGATCTGGGTGGCGCTGGTGTGTTTCGCTCATGCAGGCAGCGCAGTCGCAGTCGATCTGTTGACGGTCGTCGAACAGACGCTCGACCGTGACGCGGATCTCTCCGCCTTCCGTGCCGGTTCCAGAGCGGCGCAACAGGCTGTCCCCAAAGCACGCGCGGCGTTGCTTCCACAACTGGAGGGCGGATGGGGGCGGGCGTATAACAGCACCGTCACGGAGGGCGTGCCGCGCAGTACATATTGGCAGAACGGCTGGACGGTCAGCCTCACACAGCCGCTTTTTGACTGGAGCCGTTGGACGACGTACAAACAGGCGAAATTTGTCGAAGCGCGCGGCGTTGTCGAAGTAGCGCACGTGCAGCAGATCACGATTCTGCGCGCGGTGCGCGCCTTTTTCGACGAACTGGCCGCGGAGGACGAACTGGCGAGAGCGAGCGATTACAGACAGGCGCTCGATTCTCACCTGGATCAGCTTCGTCGCAGGCAGGCGGCGGGCGAGGCGACCGTAATCGACCTGCGCGAAGCCGAGGCAGCCCGGGAGCAGGCCGGCTTGCAGCAACTGGATGTGCTCAACGATCTGCGACTCAAGCGGCTTACCCTGGAAGAGCTGACTGGGCAGCCCTTTTCGGCGCTTTCGCGGATGTCGAGCGCGGCGACCATGCCGCGCCTCGATCCTGATGACATGGAGATCTGGGCGGCCGAGGCAGAGGCGCATGACTATCGGGTGCAATCAAGGCAGATCGACTGGCGGATCGCGAAGCTGGATATCGAGAAGGCGCGCACCGGGAATTTTCCGGTGGTGAGCATGACCGCGAGTCACACGCCCGCCGGTGCAGCAGCCGGGTACGTCCGTCCGACAACTACCAGCACGGCGATGCTGTCGGTGACCATTCCCATTTTTGAGGGGGGTGAAACGCAGGCGCGCGTAGACGAGGCGGTTGCGCTAGAGGAGAAGGCGCAGAACGATCTGCTGTCGGCGACCCGTCGGGCGGGCGCGACGGCACGGGAAAGCTGGTCGCGTTTTCACTCGGGCGTCGAGCGAACCGGCTCGCTGACGCGGCTGATGCAAACGTCGCGCGCGGCGCTTGCCGCGACGCAGGTGGGCTACAAGGTGGGCAGCCGCGCGAGTACCGACGTGCTGCGGGCATCGGACGTTTTTTACACGAATCGTCGTGACCAGATCCGGGCGCGGTACGAGACCGTCGTGGCGCTCCTGCAACTGAAGGCGGCGACGGCGGCGCTGAACGTCGACGAGGTGGCGCGAGTGAACACGCTGCTGGTTCCAGCCGGAAATGCGCCGGCGCCTGAGGAGGCGCGGCCCGTGCTGCGGGTGCACCCAGTGAAATGA
- a CDS encoding peptidase domain-containing ABC transporter, which translates to MRAIYQNEVAECGYACLAMVLSHFGRATEVCELQAFRAISSNGLTLMDLYDVAIEFGLAVQAYRFDAADLPGVKRGSILHFGGAHFVVFEKCGRGYVQVIDPASGRRRVSMDTFVANVSGYLLECAPTPAMPRMRDRSRVPAALARVRALNPELNAQILKVMFVALGSQFAILAMPYLGNLVLDDVVAADNVNLLNVLIVTFSGIFFVGAFSQYVQSYLVELLHGLAQANMTEGLLSHLLRNPIPYFEKRHVGDLFARIKAQDEISIFATRTMISLGIDVVVGTLALALMLVQSPQLTVVALLIFGVYVAVSFLLFARMRDTHALVMEKSARCDDTLIETIRAASLIKLSQGETRRTAIFMSKYRAYIAALVQSGRLGSARDAILKLLNYADMIAITWLAARLMLRGVVSVGVFYSFLIYKSLLSERFARSINAAFEYFMLSVPVARVGDIVDCEGERYTPARDVHKTVEVRSFEQIDVLDVTFRYGVSDQPVLKGASLTIRKGDKIVITGSSGSGKSTLFKLLAAAEPLQEGQVMLNGIAWPNLTVDEIRRHAVHMRQGDLILHGSIAENVSLFAGNADEARIHALLDDVGLLTDVMRLPMRTRTVISDTIANISAGQRQRLLLARALYQQRGLMLLDEPTSNLDPVSVRHIVALLQRLDCTIVVITHDMSLAAAFDTRYRLVDGALVREVSRDETDTEVAAHE; encoded by the coding sequence ATGCGCGCCATCTATCAAAACGAAGTCGCCGAATGCGGCTACGCATGTCTGGCGATGGTGTTGTCGCACTTCGGACGCGCCACCGAAGTATGCGAACTGCAGGCCTTCAGAGCGATCTCGTCGAACGGCCTCACGCTGATGGATCTGTATGACGTTGCAATCGAGTTCGGTCTGGCCGTACAGGCGTACCGGTTCGATGCTGCCGATCTTCCCGGCGTCAAACGCGGATCCATCCTGCATTTCGGCGGTGCGCACTTCGTCGTCTTCGAAAAGTGCGGCCGCGGCTATGTGCAGGTGATCGATCCCGCCAGCGGCCGGCGGCGGGTTTCAATGGACACCTTCGTGGCCAACGTCTCCGGCTATCTGCTAGAGTGCGCGCCGACGCCTGCCATGCCGCGCATGCGCGACCGCTCGCGCGTGCCGGCAGCGCTCGCGCGCGTGCGGGCGCTCAACCCGGAACTGAACGCGCAGATCCTGAAGGTGATGTTCGTCGCACTGGGCAGCCAGTTCGCGATTCTGGCGATGCCGTATCTCGGCAACCTCGTGCTCGACGACGTCGTGGCGGCGGACAACGTGAATCTGCTGAACGTGCTGATCGTCACGTTCTCCGGTATTTTCTTCGTCGGTGCATTCAGTCAGTACGTACAGAGCTACCTGGTCGAGCTTTTGCACGGACTCGCTCAGGCAAACATGACAGAAGGTCTTCTCAGCCATCTGCTGCGCAATCCCATTCCGTACTTTGAAAAGCGCCATGTCGGCGATCTGTTCGCGCGGATCAAAGCGCAGGACGAGATCAGCATCTTCGCGACGCGCACAATGATTTCGCTGGGCATCGATGTCGTGGTGGGCACGCTCGCTCTGGCCTTGATGCTGGTGCAAAGCCCGCAATTGACGGTCGTCGCGTTGCTGATCTTCGGGGTCTACGTAGCGGTCTCGTTTCTTTTGTTCGCACGTATGCGCGACACGCACGCGCTCGTGATGGAGAAGTCGGCGCGCTGCGACGACACGCTCATCGAAACGATCCGCGCGGCATCGCTGATCAAGCTCTCCCAGGGCGAAACGAGGCGCACCGCAATATTCATGTCGAAGTACCGCGCCTATATCGCGGCGCTTGTGCAAAGCGGACGGCTTGGGAGCGCGCGTGATGCAATTCTCAAACTCTTGAATTACGCGGACATGATCGCCATTACCTGGCTGGCGGCGCGCTTGATGCTGCGCGGTGTTGTCTCGGTCGGCGTGTTTTATTCGTTTCTGATCTACAAATCGCTGCTGTCGGAACGCTTCGCGCGCTCGATCAATGCCGCGTTCGAGTACTTCATGCTGAGCGTACCGGTCGCTCGGGTTGGCGATATCGTCGACTGCGAAGGCGAGCGCTATACGCCCGCGCGGGACGTCCACAAGACCGTCGAAGTGCGGTCGTTCGAGCAGATCGACGTGCTTGACGTGACGTTCCGCTATGGCGTGTCTGATCAACCGGTGCTCAAAGGGGCGAGTCTCACCATCCGGAAGGGCGACAAGATCGTCATCACCGGTTCTTCCGGGAGCGGGAAATCCACGCTGTTCAAATTGCTCGCCGCGGCCGAACCGCTTCAGGAAGGGCAGGTCATGCTGAACGGGATCGCGTGGCCGAACCTCACCGTCGATGAAATCCGGCGCCACGCGGTCCACATGCGGCAAGGCGACCTGATCCTGCACGGCTCGATTGCCGAAAACGTGTCACTCTTCGCAGGTAACGCGGACGAAGCACGAATTCACGCGCTGCTCGACGACGTCGGATTGCTCACCGACGTGATGCGTCTGCCGATGCGCACACGCACCGTGATCAGCGACACGATCGCCAACATCTCCGCCGGCCAGCGCCAACGGCTCCTGCTCGCGCGCGCGTTGTATCAGCAGCGTGGGCTGATGTTGCTCGACGAGCCGACCTCGAACCTGGACCCCGTGTCGGTCCGCCATATCGTGGCGTTGCTTCAACGGCTCGACTGCACGATCGTGGTGATTACACATGACATGTCGCTGGCTGCGGCATTCGATACGCGTTATCGGCTGGTCGATGGTGCGCTGGTGCGGGAAGTGTCCCGCGACGAGACGGACACCGAGGTTGCCGCTCATGAATAA